A genomic region of Maniola hyperantus chromosome 5, iAphHyp1.2, whole genome shotgun sequence contains the following coding sequences:
- the LOC117982160 gene encoding uncharacterized protein isoform X2 — protein MDRNKLIAYLLLRRHYSILKIRQRRYWIHPLSKGMNPNGEFFSKKYEALKIDEKKFVAYFRMSISSFEELLSELSKYIQKKKNKGRKPVTALEMLGLTLRFLATGSDFKTMHTNYFRGASTIAKIVRTVCRAIWKHLSSQNIPPITKQVLEDVAIEFDKKANFPNCIGALDGDEAFSISNNVMRPYSGKHLSVQQRVYNYRLSRARRYVECAFGILANKWRIFHRSMNVQYEFATDIIKACCVMHNFVLNRDGVQATDDIIFDDSDLQMLHLPTANENNLSPHLIRNDFCNYFSSDVGALSWQLNKI, from the exons ATGGATCGTAATAAACTTATTGCTTATTTGTTATTAAGAAGACATTATTCTATCTTAAAAATACGGCAAAGAAGATACTGGATACATCCATTAAGTAAGGGTATGAATCCAAATGGCGAGttcttttctaaaaaatacgaAGCATTAAAGATAgacgaaaaaaaatttgttgCCTACTTTAGAATGAGTATATCATCATTTGAAGAGCTATTAAGCgagttatcaaaatatatacagaagaaaaaaaataaaggaaGAAAACCAGTTACTGCTTTGGAAATGCTGGGCTTAACTTTAAG atTTCTAGCAACCGGCAGTGACTTTAAAACCATGCATACGAATTACTTCCGAGGAGCAAGTACAATAGCAAAAATTGTAAGGACAGTTTGTCGCGCCATATGGAAACATCTATCAAGTCAAAATATACCTCCTATAACAAAACAGGTTCTAGAAGATGTCGCTATTGAGTTTGACAAGAAAGCAAATTTTCCTAACTGCATAGGAGCTCTTGATG GAGATGAAGCATTCTCAATTTCGAATAACGTCATGCGCCCTTACTCAGGAAAACATTTGTCGGTACAACAAAGAGTTTACAATTATCGACTGAGTCGTGCCCGAAGATATGTCGAGTGCGCTTTTGGCATCCTAGCCAATAAATGGCGCATATTTCATCGATCTATGAATGTGCAATACGAATTTGCGACAGACATTATCAAGGCATGTTGTGTAATGCACAACTTTGTTTTGAATCGAGATGGAGTACAAGCGACCGATGACATTATCTTTGATGATTCTGATCTGCAAATGTTGCATTTGCCCACagcaaatgaaaataatttaagccCACATCTAATACGGAATGATTTTTGTAATTACTTTTCCAGTGATGTTGGCGCCCTAAGTTggcaattaaacaaaatatga
- the LOC117982162 gene encoding uncharacterized protein yields the protein MSETKTLEAGQQLVKKTMDEVIQTREVKQNISIQARQEFREQYQESYEEEMEEETFIDEFGNETTKRVESSSESKEHSRSADVKVKASGLNAEQMKALTDCANQAGQLALDSKPAN from the coding sequence ATGTCTGAAACTAAGACACTCGAGGCCGGCCAGCAGCTTGTCAAGAAGACGATGGACGAGGTAATCCAAACGAGGGAGGTCAAGCAAAACATTTCCATTCAAGCCAGACAAGAATTCCGTGAACAGTACCAAGAGAGTTACGAGGAAGAAATGGAGGAGGAAACCTTTATCGACGAATTTGGAAATGAAACCACAAAGAGAGTAGAATCGAGCAGTGAAAGCAAAGAACATTCTAGAAGTGCAGATGTAAAAGTGAAAGCGAGTGGCTTGAACGCTGAACAGATGAAAGCCCTAACAGACTGCGCGAACCAGGCGGGACAGTTGGCGCTCGACTCCAAGCCAGCCAACTAA
- the LOC117982160 gene encoding uncharacterized protein isoform X1 → MDRNKLIAYLLLRRHYSILKIRQRRYWIHPLSKGMNPNGEFFSKKYEALKIDEKKFVAYFRMSISSFEELLSELSKYIQKKKNKGRKPVTALEMLGLTLRFLATGSDFKTMHTNYFRGASTIAKIVRTVCRAIWKHLSSQNIPPITKQVLEDVAIEFDKKANFPNCIGALDGKHVRITCPAHSGSLFYNYKGYNSIVLLALVDSRYRFIFVDIGAYGKESDSTVFQNSKLYDLIMTRKLPIPVPKPLPGSQNETPFVFVGDEAFSISNNVMRPYSGKHLSVQQRVYNYRLSRARRYVECAFGILANKWRIFHRSMNVQYEFATDIIKACCVMHNFVLNRDGVQATDDIIFDDSDLQMLHLPTANENNLSPHLIRNDFCNYFSSDVGALSWQLNKI, encoded by the exons ATGGATCGTAATAAACTTATTGCTTATTTGTTATTAAGAAGACATTATTCTATCTTAAAAATACGGCAAAGAAGATACTGGATACATCCATTAAGTAAGGGTATGAATCCAAATGGCGAGttcttttctaaaaaatacgaAGCATTAAAGATAgacgaaaaaaaatttgttgCCTACTTTAGAATGAGTATATCATCATTTGAAGAGCTATTAAGCgagttatcaaaatatatacagaagaaaaaaaataaaggaaGAAAACCAGTTACTGCTTTGGAAATGCTGGGCTTAACTTTAAG atTTCTAGCAACCGGCAGTGACTTTAAAACCATGCATACGAATTACTTCCGAGGAGCAAGTACAATAGCAAAAATTGTAAGGACAGTTTGTCGCGCCATATGGAAACATCTATCAAGTCAAAATATACCTCCTATAACAAAACAGGTTCTAGAAGATGTCGCTATTGAGTTTGACAAGAAAGCAAATTTTCCTAACTGCATAGGAGCTCTTGATGGTAAACATGTCCGTATTACATGTCCTGCGCACAGTGGATCACTGTTTTACAATTATAAGGGCTATAATTCAATAGTTTTATTAGCTCTTGTAGATTCTAGATATAGATTCATTTTTGTCGATATAGGAGCGTATGGCAAGGAAAGTGACTCCACCGTTTTCCAGAACTCTAAACTTTATGATTTGATTATGACACGCAAATTACCTATTCCTGTACCAAAGCCTTTACCAGGTTCTCAAAATGAAACTCCATTTGTTTTTGTAGGAGATGAAGCATTCTCAATTTCGAATAACGTCATGCGCCCTTACTCAGGAAAACATTTGTCGGTACAACAAAGAGTTTACAATTATCGACTGAGTCGTGCCCGAAGATATGTCGAGTGCGCTTTTGGCATCCTAGCCAATAAATGGCGCATATTTCATCGATCTATGAATGTGCAATACGAATTTGCGACAGACATTATCAAGGCATGTTGTGTAATGCACAACTTTGTTTTGAATCGAGATGGAGTACAAGCGACCGATGACATTATCTTTGATGATTCTGATCTGCAAATGTTGCATTTGCCCACagcaaatgaaaataatttaagccCACATCTAATACGGAATGATTTTTGTAATTACTTTTCCAGTGATGTTGGCGCCCTAAGTTggcaattaaacaaaatatga